A window of Martelella mediterranea DSM 17316 contains these coding sequences:
- a CDS encoding CaiB/BaiF CoA transferase family protein produces the protein MVKILKNIRVIELGTYITGPAAAMHLGDLGADVIKVERPGAGDPFRAFKGGLYSPHYQTYNRNKRSIAIDTKDPAELAFLRDLVSTADVFIQNFRPGVAERLGVGEDDLRKVKPDLVYCAISGFGQSGPARDRPAFDTVAQAASGFLRLLTPPTNPRVIGPAIADALTGQYAAMAILAALLERATTGKGRRIDISMLEAMTHFNLDSFTHYFAVDEVMGPLSRPTVSQSYTFECSDGKWVAIHMSSPAKFWEGLLEATGQEQLADDPRFAERLERIQHQDDLIEILTPVFKTKTRDAWCEKLLEAGVPHAPAYDSDEALDDPQAQHLQIAVEMDHPEKGKTKTVRPPYSFDEQVETDIVAPPLLDQHGAEIRAEIARRKAG, from the coding sequence ATGGTCAAGATTCTCAAGAATATCAGGGTTATCGAACTCGGCACCTATATCACCGGGCCGGCTGCGGCCATGCATCTCGGCGATCTCGGCGCCGATGTGATCAAGGTCGAGCGCCCCGGCGCCGGCGATCCCTTCCGCGCGTTCAAGGGCGGCCTCTATTCGCCGCACTACCAGACCTACAACCGCAACAAGCGTTCGATCGCGATCGACACCAAGGATCCGGCCGAACTGGCGTTTTTGCGCGATCTCGTCTCGACCGCCGATGTGTTCATCCAGAACTTCAGGCCCGGCGTCGCCGAACGTCTGGGCGTCGGGGAAGACGATCTGCGCAAGGTCAAACCCGATCTGGTCTATTGCGCGATTTCCGGTTTCGGCCAGTCAGGCCCGGCGCGGGATCGCCCGGCCTTCGACACCGTTGCCCAGGCGGCGAGCGGTTTCCTGAGACTGTTGACGCCGCCGACCAATCCGCGCGTGATCGGCCCCGCGATCGCCGATGCGCTCACCGGCCAATATGCGGCCATGGCCATTCTCGCTGCACTTCTGGAGCGCGCAACCACGGGCAAGGGGCGACGGATCGATATCTCGATGCTGGAAGCCATGACCCATTTCAACCTTGACAGCTTCACGCATTATTTCGCCGTGGACGAGGTCATGGGCCCGCTGTCGCGGCCGACCGTGTCGCAGAGCTATACATTCGAGTGTTCCGACGGCAAATGGGTGGCGATCCACATGTCCTCGCCCGCCAAGTTCTGGGAAGGGCTGCTGGAGGCGACCGGGCAGGAGCAGCTTGCCGATGACCCCCGTTTTGCCGAGCGTCTGGAACGCATCCAGCATCAGGACGACCTCATCGAAATCCTGACACCGGTCTTCAAGACGAAAACGCGCGACGCATGGTGCGAAAAACTGCTCGAGGCCGGCGTACCCCACGCACCGGCCTATGATTCCGATGAAGCGCTCGACGATCCCCAGGCGCAGCATCTGCAGATCGCGGTCGAGATGGACCATCCCGAAAAGGGCAAGACCAAGACCGTGCGGCCGCCCTACAGCTTCGATGAGCAGGTCGAAACAGACATTGTCGCGCCGCCATTGCTCGACCAGCACGGTGCGGAAATACGCGCCGAGATTGCCCGCCGGAAGGCGGGCTGA
- a CDS encoding YciI family protein, with protein sequence MQETEETVPAAAVMEASKAMLQKKLFAIFTEATNGMGPVFENMEAHLAYQVGLERDGVLYAAGPLFSDDGERWAGEGMVVIRAENADAAVEIARNDPMHKAGARRFRVRPWMINEGRVSIRLDYSTQTFVMD encoded by the coding sequence ATGCAAGAGACAGAAGAGACGGTTCCGGCAGCAGCCGTAATGGAGGCCAGCAAGGCCATGCTGCAGAAAAAGCTGTTCGCCATCTTCACCGAAGCGACGAACGGCATGGGACCGGTCTTTGAAAACATGGAGGCGCACCTGGCCTACCAAGTCGGGTTGGAAAGGGATGGCGTGCTTTATGCCGCAGGTCCGCTCTTCTCCGACGATGGCGAGCGCTGGGCAGGCGAGGGCATGGTGGTCATCCGGGCAGAAAATGCCGATGCCGCGGTCGAGATCGCCCGCAACGACCCGATGCACAAGGCGGGTGCCAGACGTTTCAGGGTGCGTCCCTGGATGATCAATGAGGGGCGGGTCTCGATCCGGCTCGACTATTCGACACAGACATTCGTGATGGACTGA
- a CDS encoding C4-dicarboxylate TRAP transporter substrate-binding protein, producing the protein MRNFLRLTTAVMLAIPSAALAQETIDLTVASSHPTVIPWVGMIQTHFMAKTDEILAETGDYKINWNEAFGGQLYKANATLSSVEEGITDIGWVFSLLEPAKLPLSQATSYAPFSTANPQLQLEVMEDLMENNEAFREEWEQYNLKVLGLTGTDMYDIYTKEPIEGIADIDGMKISAPGVLGTWLRGTGANAVDGALTTFYTDIQTGVSDGVLTLALGAKPAKLYEVAPYLNRFDAAVSFSGAIAINRDVWDTLPEEVQDAMIEAGKYYTAAHGKQLLEGHEAALTDMVALGADQNPPVTLVEMPEAEREAWVAMLPDLAGEWADNLEAQGLPAREFLSAYMDGLRERGETPMRDWDQ; encoded by the coding sequence ATGCGTAACTTTCTCAGACTGACAACGGCCGTCATGCTGGCGATACCTTCGGCGGCCTTGGCGCAGGAAACCATCGATTTGACAGTGGCTTCCAGCCATCCGACGGTGATCCCGTGGGTGGGCATGATCCAGACCCACTTCATGGCGAAGACCGATGAAATCCTCGCCGAGACCGGCGACTACAAGATCAACTGGAACGAGGCATTCGGCGGCCAGCTCTACAAGGCCAATGCCACGCTTTCATCCGTTGAAGAAGGCATCACCGATATCGGTTGGGTGTTCTCGCTGCTGGAGCCGGCCAAACTGCCGCTCAGCCAGGCCACGAGCTATGCGCCGTTCTCCACCGCCAATCCGCAGCTTCAGCTTGAGGTGATGGAGGATCTGATGGAGAACAACGAGGCCTTCCGCGAGGAGTGGGAGCAATATAACCTCAAGGTTCTCGGCCTGACCGGAACCGACATGTACGACATCTATACCAAGGAGCCGATCGAGGGCATTGCCGATATCGACGGCATGAAGATCTCCGCGCCCGGCGTGCTCGGCACCTGGCTGCGAGGCACCGGGGCCAATGCTGTCGACGGTGCGCTGACCACGTTCTACACCGACATCCAGACAGGCGTTTCCGACGGCGTGCTGACGCTCGCGCTCGGCGCCAAGCCGGCAAAGCTTTATGAGGTCGCGCCCTATCTCAACCGCTTCGATGCGGCCGTGTCATTCTCTGGCGCGATCGCGATCAACCGCGATGTCTGGGATACGCTGCCGGAAGAAGTTCAGGACGCGATGATCGAGGCCGGCAAATATTACACCGCGGCCCACGGCAAGCAGTTGCTGGAAGGCCATGAGGCAGCCCTTACGGACATGGTTGCCTTGGGCGCGGACCAGAATCCGCCGGTAACGCTGGTGGAAATGCCCGAGGCAGAGCGCGAGGCCTGGGTTGCGATGCTGCCGGATCTTGCCGGCGAATGGGCGGATAACCTGGAAGCGCAGGGACTTCCCGCACGCGAATTCCTGAGCGCCTATATGGACGGCCTGCGCGAGCGCGGTGAAACGCCCATGCGCGACTGGGACCAGTAG
- a CDS encoding TRAP transporter small permease subunit, which yields MSSATENARQPGGRSPNALTRAWQILVDGLAALGTVLILVLMLVISADIVMRNLLGSSLPLVSELGALLLVMIVSLQLATTIRADRLARTEIFFPGFRLKRPVAGSILSALFNLTGAAMIGLIAWSSFLILQKDWTSGEYIGVSGIATLPVWPFRAFIVFGVAVAACEFLFRAVGDLAASVKAGERP from the coding sequence ATGTCGTCCGCAACAGAAAACGCCCGCCAGCCCGGCGGGCGCTCTCCGAACGCCCTGACCCGGGCGTGGCAGATCCTCGTTGACGGTCTCGCCGCGCTCGGAACCGTGCTCATTCTGGTGCTGATGCTGGTCATCTCCGCCGATATCGTGATGCGCAACCTGCTGGGCTCGTCGCTGCCGCTGGTCTCAGAGCTTGGCGCGCTTTTGCTGGTGATGATCGTTTCGCTTCAGCTTGCCACCACCATCCGCGCCGACAGGTTGGCGCGCACCGAGATTTTCTTCCCCGGCTTCAGGCTGAAACGGCCGGTGGCCGGCAGCATCCTGTCGGCGCTCTTCAACCTGACCGGCGCGGCGATGATTGGCCTGATAGCATGGTCCAGCTTTCTGATCCTTCAGAAGGATTGGACATCGGGGGAGTATATCGGCGTTTCCGGCATTGCCACGCTGCCGGTCTGGCCGTTCCGCGCCTTCATCGTTTTCGGGGTCGCTGTTGCCGCATGCGAGTTTCTGTTTCGGGCGGTCGGGGACCTAGCCGCCTCTGTCAAAGCCGGGGAGCGACCATGA
- a CDS encoding TRAP transporter large permease produces the protein MSPLEIGGLAIAGLLVLIYLGMPIGISMLFVSFVGVSAIRGEVVSMRMLGAVANNSLREYLYAIVPLFVLMGLLVTVSKVGKDTFDVFQKLMGRITAGLGIATVFANAVFAAITGVSIASATVFSRVAVPEMTRHGYTAKFATGVVAGSSVLGMLIPPSLLMIVYAVLAEESVGRMFLAGVGPGILLAIAFSATIFLLAWLKPDFVFTAEKPVLEEEDIGWLALVRKAVPIVFLMVLVLGGLYGGFLNPTEAGAAGALGALLIALLRRSLTPRSFWRLLVETGQITVSVLFLILAATFFSRMLALSGMPRFLAETLLSGPIGPYGFLLLYLLLIIALGCLIDSISIMLILLPIALPVAEAAGFDLIWFGVLTVVAVEVGLLTPPFGLSVYIIKTAVEDRSLKVSDIFRGAMPFVGAMLVSLALIVAFPSIATWLARF, from the coding sequence ATGAGTCCGCTTGAAATCGGAGGTCTGGCGATCGCCGGCCTGCTGGTGCTGATCTATCTCGGCATGCCGATCGGCATCAGCATGCTGTTCGTTTCCTTTGTCGGCGTTTCGGCCATTCGCGGCGAGGTCGTGTCCATGCGCATGCTCGGCGCGGTCGCCAACAATTCGCTCAGGGAATATCTTTACGCCATCGTGCCGCTGTTCGTGCTGATGGGGCTTCTGGTGACCGTCTCGAAGGTCGGCAAGGATACGTTCGACGTGTTCCAGAAGCTGATGGGGCGGATCACGGCGGGGCTCGGCATCGCGACCGTGTTCGCCAATGCCGTCTTTGCCGCCATTACCGGGGTTTCTATCGCCTCCGCCACGGTCTTCAGCCGGGTCGCCGTGCCGGAAATGACGCGCCATGGCTATACCGCCAAATTTGCCACCGGCGTGGTTGCCGGCTCGTCCGTCCTCGGCATGCTGATCCCGCCGTCATTGCTGATGATCGTCTATGCGGTGCTGGCCGAGGAATCGGTGGGCCGGATGTTTCTCGCGGGCGTTGGCCCGGGCATCCTGCTCGCCATCGCCTTCTCGGCCACCATATTCCTGCTGGCATGGCTGAAGCCGGATTTCGTCTTCACGGCGGAAAAGCCGGTGCTGGAGGAGGAGGACATCGGCTGGCTGGCGCTCGTTCGAAAGGCCGTGCCGATCGTCTTCCTGATGGTTCTGGTGCTCGGCGGTCTCTATGGCGGGTTTCTGAACCCGACGGAGGCGGGCGCTGCCGGGGCGCTGGGCGCTTTGCTGATCGCGCTGTTGCGCCGCTCGCTGACGCCGCGCTCGTTCTGGCGATTGCTGGTGGAGACCGGCCAGATTACCGTCTCGGTTCTGTTCCTGATCCTGGCCGCGACCTTTTTCAGCCGCATGCTGGCGCTTTCCGGCATGCCGCGTTTCCTCGCCGAAACCCTGCTCTCCGGTCCGATCGGCCCCTATGGTTTCCTGCTGCTCTATCTGCTGCTGATCATCGCGCTTGGCTGCCTGATCGATTCCATCTCAATCATGCTGATCCTGCTGCCGATTGCGCTGCCGGTCGCGGAAGCCGCCGGATTCGATCTCATCTGGTTCGGAGTGCTGACGGTGGTGGCCGTGGAGGTCGGGCTGCTGACGCCGCCTTTCGGCCTGTCGGTCTACATCATCAAGACAGCCGTCGAGGACCGGTCGCTGAAGGTCTCGGATATCTTCAGGGGCGCCATGCCCTTCGTCGGCGCGATGCTGGTCTCGCTCGCCCTAATCGTCGCCTTTCCGTCGATCGCGACCTGGCTTGCACGGTTTTAG
- a CDS encoding acetate--CoA ligase family protein has protein sequence MVLGLETPGAAVAAYERMIGAVAKAAPDARIDGVILQHMVPEGLEIVIGARIDPAFGPLVLVGLGGVLVELMADSVTAPAPVSQSQALDMLSKLRAAPLLDGFRNMPPVDRDALARIIVRVSEFATDHADKIAELDINPVICHGSNTVAADALIVLKRT, from the coding sequence ATCGTCCTTGGCCTGGAAACGCCCGGCGCTGCCGTTGCCGCCTATGAGCGGATGATCGGCGCGGTCGCCAAGGCCGCTCCCGACGCCCGGATCGACGGGGTCATCCTGCAGCACATGGTGCCCGAAGGCCTCGAAATCGTCATTGGCGCGCGCATTGATCCCGCCTTCGGGCCGCTCGTCCTGGTCGGTCTCGGCGGCGTGCTGGTCGAGCTGATGGCCGATAGCGTTACCGCGCCGGCCCCTGTCAGTCAGTCCCAGGCGCTCGATATGCTTTCAAAACTACGCGCCGCGCCATTGCTCGACGGCTTTCGCAATATGCCGCCGGTGGATCGCGATGCATTGGCGCGGATCATCGTTCGCGTCTCTGAATTTGCCACCGACCACGCTGACAAGATCGCGGAACTGGATATCAATCCCGTTATCTGCCATGGCAGCAACACCGTCGCGGCGGATGCTCTGATCGTGCTGAAGCGGACTTAA
- a CDS encoding 3-hydroxyacyl-CoA dehydrogenase family protein — protein MRKSQGYQLPVADALCAMGRPGQKTGKGYYRYEDGRTPIPDPEVDAVIAGVAERLGVRQRSFSQDEIRERLFYPMVNEGARILEEGIAARSSDIDVIYVHGYGFPAWRGGLMYWADAEGLDRIVAALDGFTDETGESRLEPAPLLRRLAEADQGFADLQSNGKTED, from the coding sequence GTGCGCAAGAGCCAGGGCTATCAGCTACCGGTCGCCGATGCGCTGTGCGCGATGGGCCGCCCGGGTCAGAAGACCGGCAAGGGCTATTATCGCTATGAAGACGGACGCACGCCGATCCCGGATCCCGAGGTCGATGCCGTGATTGCGGGCGTTGCGGAACGGCTGGGCGTGCGTCAGCGCAGCTTCAGCCAGGACGAAATTCGCGAGCGCCTGTTTTATCCGATGGTCAACGAGGGCGCGCGTATTCTGGAAGAGGGTATTGCCGCCCGCTCTTCCGATATCGACGTCATCTATGTGCATGGCTATGGCTTTCCCGCTTGGCGGGGCGGGCTGATGTACTGGGCCGACGCCGAAGGGCTCGACCGGATCGTTGCCGCGCTCGACGGCTTTACGGATGAGACCGGCGAAAGCCGTCTGGAGCCCGCGCCATTGCTGCGGCGATTGGCTGAGGCCGACCAGGGCTTCGCCGACCTTCAATCGAACGGAAAAACGGAGGACTGA
- a CDS encoding acetyl-CoA acetyltransferase produces MGANFRDAVAIAGVAESEVGVLPHRTEMQLHAQAAKRALDDAGIGLAEVDGVLSIGSSRGTRMPSVQVAEYLGIMPSYSDSTSLGGCSFEAYVQHAAFAIDAGLCNTCLITYGSTQRSGGAGFGGGTDPWLAASQFETPFGLPMMTGAHALAASRHMHLYGTTRAQLADIAVAARKWAQLNPAAPRHEDLTVEDVLSAPMIASPLGKFDCCLVTDGGGAVVVTRSDRARDARQPPVWLWGSAETHTHSSIANMPDLTVTPAARTGPAAFKSAGLMPSNMDLAMIYDSFTITALMTLEDLGFCAKGEGGDFVSGGRIAPKGDFPMNTQGGGLSYTHPGMYGIFLIVEAVRQLRGEADARQVSADLALVHGTGGALSAGSTLILGKEPRR; encoded by the coding sequence GTGGGAGCCAATTTCAGGGATGCGGTGGCGATTGCGGGGGTGGCCGAAAGCGAAGTCGGCGTTCTTCCGCATCGCACCGAAATGCAATTGCACGCGCAGGCAGCCAAACGGGCGCTGGACGATGCCGGCATCGGCCTGGCTGAGGTTGACGGCGTTTTGTCGATCGGCTCCTCGCGGGGCACGCGCATGCCGTCCGTGCAGGTTGCGGAATATCTCGGCATCATGCCGAGCTACAGCGACTCCACGTCGTTGGGCGGCTGCTCGTTCGAGGCCTATGTGCAGCATGCCGCATTCGCGATCGATGCGGGGCTTTGCAACACCTGTCTGATCACCTACGGCTCGACCCAGCGCAGCGGCGGCGCCGGATTTGGCGGCGGAACAGATCCGTGGCTTGCCGCCTCGCAGTTCGAGACGCCTTTCGGATTGCCGATGATGACAGGCGCCCATGCGCTTGCGGCCTCACGGCATATGCATCTGTACGGCACAACCCGCGCGCAGTTGGCCGACATCGCCGTGGCCGCGCGCAAATGGGCGCAACTGAACCCCGCAGCGCCGCGACACGAGGATCTCACCGTCGAGGACGTTCTTTCCGCCCCGATGATCGCCAGCCCTCTCGGCAAGTTCGATTGCTGCCTCGTGACCGATGGCGGCGGCGCGGTTGTCGTCACGCGGTCCGATCGGGCGCGCGATGCCCGCCAGCCGCCCGTCTGGCTGTGGGGATCGGCGGAGACCCACACCCATTCATCCATTGCCAATATGCCCGATCTCACCGTGACGCCCGCCGCCCGCACGGGTCCGGCAGCATTTAAAAGTGCGGGGCTTATGCCCAGCAACATGGATCTGGCCATGATCTATGACAGCTTCACCATCACCGCCTTGATGACGCTCGAGGATCTCGGCTTCTGTGCAAAGGGAGAGGGCGGCGATTTCGTTTCGGGCGGACGGATAGCGCCAAAGGGCGACTTCCCTATGAATACGCAGGGCGGCGGCCTGAGCTACACTCATCCCGGCATGTACGGCATATTCCTGATCGTCGAGGCCGTTCGCCAGCTTCGAGGCGAGGCGGATGCCCGTCAGGTGAGCGCCGATCTGGCGCTTGTCCATGGAACCGGCGGGGCGCTCTCTGCCGGGTCAACCCTGATCCTTGGAAAGGAGCCGCGCCGATGA
- a CDS encoding Zn-ribbon domain-containing OB-fold protein, with amino-acid sequence MSSKPVPSPDAETAPFWDAAAEGVLKIQKCAGCNEHVFYPRLVCPHCMSDELDWVCVSGCARIHALTIVHRSTAPFRDDLPFAVAIVELEEGPRMMTRVLTDTPETLRIDDPVKVHFAPQGDGPPLPFFEPA; translated from the coding sequence ATGAGCAGCAAGCCGGTCCCCAGCCCCGACGCCGAAACCGCTCCCTTCTGGGACGCGGCCGCCGAGGGCGTTCTGAAAATCCAGAAATGCGCCGGATGCAATGAGCACGTCTTCTATCCGCGCCTGGTCTGTCCGCATTGCATGTCGGACGAACTTGACTGGGTCTGCGTTTCCGGTTGCGCGCGCATTCACGCGTTGACGATCGTCCATCGCTCGACCGCGCCCTTCCGCGACGACCTGCCTTTCGCCGTCGCGATCGTGGAGCTGGAGGAGGGGCCTCGCATGATGACGCGGGTGCTGACCGATACGCCGGAAACCTTGCGGATCGATGATCCGGTCAAGGTGCATTTCGCGCCGCAGGGAGACGGTCCGCCATTGCCGTTCTTTGAGCCGGCATAG
- the tcuB gene encoding tricarballylate utilization 4Fe-4S protein TcuB, whose amino-acid sequence MSHETPALTEADRLMTVCNSCRYCEGLCAVFPAMEMKRSFSDGDLNHLANLCHGCGACFHDCQFSPPHEFNVNVPKVLAQVRTESYAHYAWPAAARPLFARHGLALALGLTVSFALFLLGIVAANNPGALWTAHLEDSRFYALMPHNAMVALFGAAFLYMLFAIFMGARAFWRDAGAPDLHVGDHLEASVNAAKLTYLDGGGQGCFNEDDKPTDRRRLWHHFTFYGFLLCLASTSLATLYHYLLGREAPYAWYDIPALLGIAGGIGLVIGPIGLIHAKLTRHEALRTPGFKSMEYGFIVILLVTGATGLALRLLGETPLLGLLLALHLGAVLTFFLTMPYGKFVHGLYRYLALIRYARDKREIGLG is encoded by the coding sequence ATGTCGCATGAAACCCCGGCGCTCACCGAAGCCGACAGGCTGATGACCGTCTGCAACTCCTGCCGCTATTGCGAAGGGCTGTGTGCGGTCTTTCCGGCCATGGAAATGAAGCGATCCTTCAGTGATGGCGATCTGAACCATCTCGCCAATCTCTGCCATGGCTGCGGTGCCTGCTTTCATGATTGCCAGTTCTCCCCGCCGCACGAATTCAATGTCAACGTGCCGAAAGTCCTGGCGCAGGTGCGGACCGAAAGCTATGCGCATTACGCCTGGCCGGCGGCGGCGCGCCCGCTGTTTGCCCGCCATGGCCTGGCGCTGGCGCTGGGGTTGACGGTGAGCTTCGCCCTGTTCCTGCTCGGCATCGTTGCCGCCAACAATCCGGGCGCATTGTGGACGGCCCATCTGGAAGACAGCCGCTTTTATGCGCTGATGCCGCACAATGCGATGGTCGCCCTGTTCGGTGCTGCCTTCCTCTACATGCTGTTTGCGATCTTCATGGGCGCACGCGCCTTCTGGCGGGATGCCGGCGCGCCGGATCTTCATGTCGGCGATCACCTAGAGGCGTCAGTGAATGCGGCGAAACTCACCTATCTTGACGGCGGTGGGCAGGGCTGTTTCAACGAGGACGACAAACCCACCGACCGGCGCAGGCTCTGGCACCACTTCACCTTCTACGGCTTCCTGCTGTGCCTGGCGTCCACCTCGCTTGCCACGCTCTATCACTACCTGCTGGGCCGCGAAGCGCCCTATGCCTGGTACGACATTCCCGCCCTTCTCGGCATTGCCGGCGGCATTGGTCTGGTGATCGGGCCGATCGGCCTGATCCATGCCAAGCTGACCCGGCACGAGGCGCTGCGCACGCCAGGCTTCAAGAGCATGGAATACGGCTTCATCGTGATCCTCCTGGTGACCGGGGCAACCGGACTCGCGCTCAGGCTCCTCGGTGAAACGCCGCTTCTGGGGCTCCTTCTCGCCCTTCATCTCGGCGCGGTGCTGACCTTCTTCCTGACCATGCCCTACGGCAAGTTCGTCCACGGTCTCTACCGCTATCTCGCGCTCATCCGCTATGCGCGCGACAAGCGTGAAATCGGTCTCGGTTGA
- the tcuA gene encoding FAD-dependent tricarballylate dehydrogenase TcuA, whose protein sequence is MADWDVLVAGGGNAALCAAIAAARQGRRVLVVEAAPKFYRGGNTRHTRNMRCAHDEATSTLTGPYSEDEFFEDLMRVTDGNTDEALSRMMIAKSKPMLGWIQQQGVRFQPSLGGTISLGRTNSFFLGGGRSMLNALYRTAEGLGVEIRYEHEVIGLDIRERRFHAATVRSRDGEEVIRAAAFVAACGGFQADIDWLKQGWGEKAENFLIRGTPYNRGTVTRMLIDSGVMQIGDASQCHAVAIDARAPRYDGGIITRLDCVVLGVVVNTAAERFYDEGEDIWPKRYAIWGRLVANQPDQKAFIIFDAPNIPRFMPSLYPPISAPSLRELASKLELDPDVFERTINEFNSAVIDGKPFDTNAKDGNTTEGLAINKTNWAQRIETPPYYAYPVRPGITFTYLGVKVDHDARMVMADGAPSDNLFAAGEIMAGNVLGQGYAAGIGMTIGAVFGRIAGEEAARHVA, encoded by the coding sequence ATGGCGGACTGGGATGTCCTGGTCGCTGGCGGCGGCAATGCGGCGCTTTGCGCCGCGATCGCCGCAGCAAGACAAGGCCGACGGGTGCTGGTGGTGGAGGCCGCTCCGAAATTCTACCGGGGCGGCAATACCCGCCACACTCGCAACATGCGCTGCGCTCATGATGAGGCGACCAGCACGCTGACGGGTCCCTATTCCGAAGACGAGTTCTTCGAAGACCTGATGCGCGTGACCGATGGCAACACCGACGAAGCGCTGTCGCGGATGATGATCGCGAAGTCCAAGCCGATGCTCGGCTGGATTCAGCAGCAGGGCGTGCGGTTCCAGCCCTCGCTCGGCGGGACCATCAGTCTTGGCCGCACCAACTCCTTCTTCCTCGGCGGCGGCCGGTCGATGCTGAACGCGCTCTATCGCACCGCCGAAGGGCTCGGTGTCGAGATCCGCTATGAGCATGAGGTGATCGGACTCGACATACGCGAGCGCCGTTTTCATGCCGCAACGGTGCGCAGTCGTGACGGCGAGGAGGTCATTCGGGCCGCCGCCTTCGTCGCCGCCTGCGGCGGATTTCAGGCCGATATCGACTGGCTCAAGCAAGGCTGGGGCGAAAAGGCCGAGAACTTCCTCATTCGCGGCACGCCCTATAATCGCGGCACTGTCACGCGCATGCTGATCGATAGCGGCGTAATGCAGATCGGCGACGCCAGCCAGTGCCATGCGGTGGCCATCGATGCGCGCGCGCCGCGCTATGACGGCGGCATCATCACCCGGCTCGATTGCGTGGTGTTGGGGGTGGTGGTGAACACCGCCGCCGAACGCTTCTACGACGAGGGCGAGGATATCTGGCCGAAGCGCTATGCGATCTGGGGCCGGCTGGTGGCAAACCAGCCCGACCAGAAGGCGTTCATTATCTTCGACGCGCCGAATATCCCGCGTTTCATGCCATCACTTTACCCGCCGATCTCGGCCCCCTCCCTTCGGGAACTGGCGTCAAAGCTTGAACTCGATCCGGATGTCTTCGAGCGGACCATTAACGAGTTCAATAGCGCCGTTATCGACGGCAAGCCCTTCGATACCAATGCCAAGGACGGCAATACCACCGAAGGGCTTGCGATCAACAAGACCAATTGGGCGCAGCGGATCGAGACCCCGCCCTATTATGCCTATCCGGTGCGCCCGGGCATCACCTTCACCTATCTCGGCGTGAAGGTCGACCATGACGCGCGCATGGTGATGGCCGATGGTGCGCCTTCCGACAACCTGTTCGCCGCCGGCGAGATCATGGCGGGTAATGTGCTCGGCCAGGGCTATGCCGCGGGCATCGGCATGACCATCGGCGCGGTCTTCGGACGTATCGCGGGCGAGGAGGCCGCACGACATGTCGCATGA
- a CDS encoding NAD(P)-dependent oxidoreductase — protein sequence MTAPLIGFAGLGVMGEPICRNMLQKSGAEVRVFDLADAPVDRLVALGAKKAESVAALAAEVDILFLSLPGGPQVESVILGKDGVLEHGRKGLTVVDMSTAPVSLTRTIDNKLAERGIDFADAPVARTRQAAEDGTLSIMVGGSDAVFDRIRPLLAHAATDITHCGPVGCGQVVKILNNMVLFETVVALSEALALGKAAGVDPDLLFDTMSKGSADSFALRNHGMKAMLKDSYPKGAFPTDYALKDVSYALDLAAFTGFRAHGAELAQARMEKARDAGFAQEYFPVLSRLMDKV from the coding sequence ATGACTGCCCCCCTGATCGGCTTCGCCGGACTCGGCGTGATGGGCGAACCCATCTGCCGCAACATGCTTCAAAAATCCGGCGCGGAGGTCCGCGTGTTCGATCTCGCGGACGCGCCCGTCGACAGGCTCGTCGCGCTTGGCGCCAAAAAGGCGGAGAGCGTCGCCGCGCTCGCGGCCGAAGTGGACATCCTCTTCCTCTCTCTGCCCGGCGGTCCTCAGGTCGAATCCGTCATTCTCGGCAAGGATGGCGTTCTGGAACACGGCCGAAAGGGCCTGACGGTCGTCGACATGTCGACCGCACCGGTGAGCCTGACGCGTACGATCGACAACAAGCTTGCCGAACGCGGAATCGACTTCGCCGATGCCCCGGTCGCGCGTACCCGCCAGGCAGCGGAAGACGGAACGCTTTCGATCATGGTCGGCGGTAGCGACGCGGTGTTTGACAGGATACGCCCGCTGCTCGCCCATGCCGCAACCGACATCACTCATTGCGGCCCGGTCGGCTGTGGACAGGTGGTGAAGATCCTCAACAATATGGTGCTGTTCGAAACCGTTGTCGCCCTGTCCGAGGCGCTTGCGCTCGGCAAGGCCGCGGGCGTCGATCCGGACCTTTTGTTCGACACCATGTCGAAAGGCTCCGCGGACAGTTTTGCGCTGCGCAACCACGGCATGAAGGCAATGCTCAAGGATAGCTACCCCAAGGGCGCCTTCCCGACCGACTATGCCCTGAAGGATGTCAGCTACGCGCTCGATCTCGCCGCGTTCACCGGCTTTCGGGCCCATGGCGCGGAACTGGCGCAGGCGCGGATGGAAAAGGCCCGCGATGCCGGCTTCGCGCAGGAATATTTTCCTGTCCTTTCCCGCCTGATGGACAAGGTCTGA